A stretch of the Lonchura striata isolate bLonStr1 chromosome 15, bLonStr1.mat, whole genome shotgun sequence genome encodes the following:
- the SKP1 gene encoding S-phase kinase-associated protein 1 codes for MPSIKLQSSDGEIFEVDVEIAKQSVTIKTMLEDLGMDDEGDDDPVPLPNVNAAILKKVIQWCTHHKDDPPPPEDDENKEKRTDDIPVWDQEFLKVDQGTLFELILAANYLDIKGLLDVTCKTVANMIKGKTPEEIRKTFNIKNDFTEEEEAQVRKENQWCEEK; via the exons ATGCCGTCAATTAAACTGCAGAGTTCAGATGGAGAAATCTTTGAAGTTGATGTGGAAATTGCAAAACAGTCTGTGACTATAAAGACTATGCTGGAAG ATTTGGGAATGGATGATGAAGGTGATGATGACCCAGTCCCTCTTCCAAATGTTAATGCAGCCATCTTAAAAAAG GTGATTCAGTGGTGCACCCATCACAAGGATGATCcacctcctcctgaggatgatgagaacaaagaaaagagaacagaTGACATCCCTGTGTGGGATCAAGAGTTTCTGAAAGTAGACCAAGGAACACTTTTTGAGCTTATCCTG GCTGCAAATTACTTGGACATCAAAGGTTTGCTGGATGTCACATGCAAGACAGTGGCAAACATGATCAAGGGGAAAACCCCAGAAGAAATTCGCAAGACATTCAATATTAAGAATGACTTCACTGAAGAGGAAGAAGCACAG GTACGTAAAGAGAACCAGTGGTGTGAAGAGAAATGA